Within the Vespa crabro chromosome 5, iyVesCrab1.2, whole genome shotgun sequence genome, the region AGTACGTGTATTTTTTCCAATCATCctacaaataaaatgaaaaataattagataatataagtatcattttattaaagtttttttattaaagtattattttaatggttTTATACTTACTTATCATAGTAATCTAAAAGATCTTCCATTGATACAcctaattttaaaaatactgtaataatacaattattggAAGTTTTTAATCTACAAGCTCTTGTTTCCAATTGTTCTATTAAGAATtctgaaaagaaattaattcattagcatgaattaataaaatgaattaattttaaaattaataaatttcgaattttttttttttacctaccTATCGGAAAACAATGTGGTGATCCTGAATATTCTTGACCAAGGAGTTTAATTTTAGTCATTAAAATTGCCATTTTATCATCTGGAGACGATGCTGCagcattttttaattctaaaatttaacatgtgattacaaatttaatcatattaaaatagaaattggTATTGTGtatcttacaaaaaaaaaaaaaaaaaaaaaaaaaattaccatTGTTGATTATATTTGTCCAAATTCCTTGAATTAACATCGCATCTTGATGTCCGGAACAGTGAATTATAGCAAGTTTACATTCTAAAAGTTGCAAAGGTTCTGCATATTCTTCATAAAGCttccaaaagaaataaatgaatcatCAATCTGcatattcatattttgtttatataaatattatttgatttacaAACCTGTGTAATATCAAGTAATGAGGAATTCAATTTTAACTTAGCATCACGGACAATCATAGGATCAAAAATATGTTGCTGGCTACATATCGTatctaatatctattatatataattaaaaacaatataaatgtcatcgatgcatatatattgatataaatataaaatttgttatatttgatAGATCATATAACTTACTTGTTGTTGTATCCTAGCTACCTCTAATTTATCTTCTAATTCACGTAGGAAAATTCCAAGATAAGGAGCATAACCCGCTTGATCACTTCGCATGCATACAACTGCACGTGCTAAATATTCTACTCTTTCTGATAATGATGTTTCTGgactataaataatatattgaatttaatatacGTGCGTGtgtctattataattataattaataacatatgaaatataaatgcgTACGAAGGTTTAGTAGCCAAAGAATCTAAAATTTTTGCTGCAGCAgcatgatttttatttctttcatagaaTTGCCAAAGTAATTCAGGTGCATTAACACGACTCAGATAAGTTTCTAATGAAGGCGCTGCAAGAGCAACAAGTTCACCATGAAATCCTCTTTCAATCATCCATATATATACCGCAGTATGAAGTATTTCACAAGAGGAATGTAATGcatcatttataatttcatgtaactaaaagtataaaattatttgaagcATCATGttgagatatttttaatactaataaaactTAGATGAAATGAAACATACTTGagacatgaatatatataatataacatatattttcccttctttctgtGAATTTTGTTATAACACATTAAAACTGACATAATTTAAAACTGACTTACCATATCTTTCGGAGGTGTTATCGATACAGCAGAAGTATTATGAAGAGCTGGTCCTGGTTTACTTGGAATGGTTGGCGTTAATGGATTTGACATGTtctgattaaaaatatgatcCAACATTGAAGTAAATTCTTTGTAAATTtctaatctataataaaaaatgacaatatataatttgttacttgtaatttaaatattttatttccaataaaaattttcataatatttcataCCGTTTTATATAAGCTATATTCCCTTCTTGATCTTCTACaggttcattatttttataaaaatgtaatgcAGCATTGTGAGGATCTATTCTCTCCGCACAACAGAGACACAATTCAAGAACTCCTGTATAAAACTGACAGGCTACAAATTGCTGGCATACAGCACTCAAATTTAATCTGGGTGCTACTTCTTTACAAAGCTGtatacaatatcaataattatatcgtattgtaattcaaagaaattgtataaataggaaatatatataaatatattaataattttctacctTCAATGCAGATTGCAGATAAACTTGTTTCTCTTCCGAATTCGTACAATTTTTTgctttcaatattatttcatttgcctacaatttattattacacatgtttatttacaattattattataaaagaatagtCGTACAGTATAGAAAtgcaaattaaatatttcaaaaatattattttaataaaaagaatatatatagaaatatgtatatatacatttagcATACCTTTGAACAAACTGCATCTTCACTTCTATACAAATTTGGACAAACCTCTCTTAATCTTGAACTTACTGCATCTACGGATGCATTGTCGCCAAGAtaactaaaaatatttataattaaatgaaatgtaaaaattagaagaattagacacacgtgtatatgtatctattataCCTATCAATTAGATGAATGATCAATAAGGATGATATTTCATgtccaattaaaattaaatcccTAAACGTAGCCGTAGAAAATTGACTAATTTGATcctatcaaaaagaaaaaaagaaaaaaaaaaaatacgaggaattaaagaaattatatgaaataattagtaattagaaaagaaatataaagaaactgTAATAAACTGTAATTACCTTAGAAAGacaattaacaatattatttaattgattctCACACAAAATCTCCCATAAACCTAACACCTCGCAAGCATGtgtaataaaaacttttaaagCATCCAAGGAATTTCTTTCCTCTACTATAGGTTCTTGATAAAGATTGGGTAATGTTTCAAATTCATCCGTTATACTTCTTACATTATTATGTCTAAAACAAGAATGTCATcgcaaatatacatatagtttaaattaaatttttaagacttatataatatatttaatgcaaTACATACTGCTTagtaatatttgtatttttattaagaaaacacCTTAAAGCTTGTAAATGATTCAAAATCCATCTAATTTGATTAGGTGGAATTGTACTAGATATCTGTAAAacattatacaataatataagaataaccctatatattatttgaagttatattaattatttatttacctgagttttattgtttatattttcttgttttatacaACGCATATTCCATATAGGTCGAAGTATTCTTcctacatataaatataagccTCCATGTTTTGCTGAAAATTGTTGTAAAGTAGCATCTGAATTTAAACCCATTTGTGGATGTTGCCTAAATACTTGAGGtctattatcaaaaatttgtACTCTGGGTGTTGATGTACGTATATCTCCTGTTCGAACagaaatcgagaaaaaaaaaaaaaaaaaaaattaagaaaaaattaaaaaaaaatttaaaaaaaattattttttttttgcttatcTATATcaaagtgtatatataataatacctgTATGTATATTAGGAAAATTGCTATGCCTATCAATTGCAGGGACAATCCCTGATACCTTTTGTCCACCATATAAGAAAAATGCTCTTGTTGCCCATTCACATAACTAGAattaaagagaaggaaaaaaaaaaaaaaaaagaaaaaaacgaaataaatatacttaaataaatcattattaattataaacgtcacaataaaaatatttacacaaTACCTGAGTATTTTGAGAAGTTTCTAAAGTAGCTAAAATTAAACATGTTGCACATGCTTGTTCTGGAGACTGAGATTGAAAATAAGCACGTACTGATTCTGTGTCAGGTCCACGCTGTTCTAGTAAAAGCTGTCTTAAAATATCTACAGGACGTACTTGAATTAAAGTTATTGCACcctataaaggaaaaaaaaaaaaaaaaaattatcagatatgaaataataaaatttcttttcttaataatatttcatttattttcaatacctgagttgttaaaaatataaactttcTAGGTGGCTCCATGTGTTGTCTAACAAGAAGAGGTGGTTCTCCTTGTGTACTGCTTTGTCTTTCTATATGCATAGCCGATTCTCCAATAATTTCTGCCATTGCCCATACAGGACTATCAAGAGGTAAGATACTTTGAGTTTCAgctaaataatttgtaaaaggATATGCATCATTGCTTAAGCACCATGCACTTTCTGTATCACCACCACAGACAAGAATTAATGATCCTATAGATCAAACAATACATTATacgtaaaaaacaaaatatttaaacaatatatactatttgtaaaattttattgaaattataaattgatcAAACCTTTTCTATAATGTGCCATTTGAACCTTTTTGGGCCTTGTTACTGGAGCATTAGCAGCATAGCCTGGTGGCAATCTTACATGTATTAATTGAAGTCCTTGCGGTCTACTCGATGGATTTGAAGGTGATGTGCAACAGAAGTAAAAACGAGTTCCAGTAGCTGCCACCACAACCAAATTCAAATGTATTGATTCATACTCTGTTATAGCGGATATGCTCACCAAAGGtcgaaaattattactatcgagagttctattaaataagtataaatataaatataaatataaataaataaatatatatatatatatatatatatatatatatatgttgagatttcataaaaattgtgTAGAAatgatgatataaaaaattacatactTTACAACATGAACAGTATTTTGAACTAATGAACTTTGAGAGAGCGATGTAATTTTGGATGCACCACCATTATCAATATCCCAAACAGTAATGGTACCTTTGTCTCCCagagtatataaaatattacgagaATCGTCTAtggaaatttgtattattgctTCATCTTCAGATAGAGCCATAGTTACAAATGAAGGAATTACAAATGATAATGGCCCTTCAGAATGATTAACTTTTTTACAACGTTTCCCAAACCAACTACTTTCTGCCTGTAtagatatacaaatatttatttattaaacaatattttaaatatttatacttttttttaatattaagatatatttaCCTGATaacatatttcaaataatgaGCCATCTCTACCTCCAAGAAAAATTCTACCATTACTAGTATTGGCAATGGTGGTTATACCAATACCATCAGTAGTAACAGTAAAAATTGGTTCTGGTACCAATTGCATTTCTATTGATTTACCTATTAATCAAatgatttaattgttattgaaaggaaatgaagagaaaaattaataatcacaaaagaaaaaaaaaaaaatgaaatacattACCATCATTACCCTCATTGAGTATAACTGCAAGTATAGTTATTTCAACTGTTGTTGTTAGAATTAATAGATATCTAACATAGCTTTGAAATATGCCTGGTTTTGGTTTTGTTAGACCAACACTTATAATAGTCTCATTCAATCCATCAAAGTATGCGACATCAGCTCTGAAAGatagaatttttcaattataaaaaatttttgtttcattattttatttctatttttcttttatttattgtttataaaaataataaacaatactcgttttcatatgaccACACATAGATATCACTGTCAATTGTAAGCCATGCTTTTGAAATATCTGTAAATAAACCCATCATGCAATGACATTgcatatctaaataaatattaaggaaATGATAAatgtttgaaagaaaaatgagtaAACCATTGAAGAACATATATATGGTGCATATAGAATATTACAAGGATACGGCCAAAATGTTCCATCACTTCAGACGGCAAAGGAATTTTACtatgtattttcatttgatttatatttgtcAAACTTATTGATGATCCATGTAAACTTGGATAATCATGATCATCAAGACCACTAACAGTTGGCCCACCTAATCAAATTTTGTCTTTAtcaattgtataaaaaaattaaataattattgaactCATATTGTAGCATATCAAATACCTTGAATATTATAtctcattaaattaattaaagatggAAAATTACTATCTGCTGTGATATGTTTATCAACCATTTTTCCAGCCATTTCCAATGCATCTAAATGTATTTTAAGTGGCTCCATTTCTGTAAGTGACATTTTCTTAACTTTTTAT harbors:
- the LOC124424202 gene encoding nuclear pore complex protein Nup155 isoform X1: MSLTEMEPLKIHLDALEMAGKMVDKHITADSNFPSLINLMRYNIQGGPTVSGLDDHDYPSLHGSSISLTNINQMKIHSKIPLPSEVMEHFGHMQCHCMMGLFTDISKAWLTIDSDIYVWSYENEADVAYFDGLNETIISVGLTKPKPGIFQSYVRYLLILTTTVEITILAVILNEGNDGKSIEMQLVPEPIFTVTTDGIGITTIANTSNGRIFLGGRDGSLFEICYQAESSWFGKRCKKVNHSEGPLSFVIPSFVTMALSEDEAIIQISIDDSRNILYTLGDKGTITVWDIDNGGASKITSLSQSSLVQNTVHVVKTLDSNNFRPLVSISAITEYESIHLNLVVVAATGTRFYFCCTSPSNPSSRPQGLQLIHVRLPPGYAANAPVTRPKKVQMAHYRKGSLILVCGGDTESAWCLSNDAYPFTNYLAETQSILPLDSPVWAMAEIIGESAMHIERQSSTQGEPPLLVRQHMEPPRKFIFLTTQGAITLIQVRPVDILRQLLLEQRGPDTESVRAYFQSQSPEQACATCLILATLETSQNTQLCEWATRAFFLYGGQKVSGIVPAIDRHSNFPNIHTGDIRTSTPRVQIFDNRPQVFRQHPQMGLNSDATLQQFSAKHGGLYLYVGRILRPIWNMRCIKQENINNKTQISSTIPPNQIRWILNHLQALRCFLNKNTNITKQHNNVRSITDEFETLPNLYQEPIVEERNSLDALKVFITHACEVLGLWEILCENQLNNIVNCLSKDQISQFSTATFRDLILIGHEISSLLIIHLIDSYLGDNASVDAVSSRLREVCPNLYRSEDAVCSKANEIILKAKNCTNSEEKQVYLQSALKLCKEVAPRLNLSAVCQQFVACQFYTGVLELCLCCAERIDPHNAALHFYKNNEPVEDQEGNIAYIKRLEIYKEFTSMLDHIFNQNMSNPLTPTIPSKPGPALHNTSAVSITPPKDMLHEIINDALHSSCEILHTAVYIWMIERGFHGELVALAAPSLETYLSRVNAPELLWQFYERNKNHAAAAKILDSLATKPSPETSLSERVEYLARAVVCMRSDQAGYAPYLGIFLRELEDKLEVARIQQQILDTICSQQHIFDPMIVRDAKLKLNSSLLDITQLYEEYAEPLQLLECKLAIIHCSGHQDAMLIQGIWTNIINNELKNAAASSPDDKMAILMTKIKLLGQEYSGSPHCFPIEFLIEQLETRACRLKTSNNCIITVFLKLGVSMEDLLDYYDKMIGKNTRTWLNKGNEFHLIDSTANLINYFIKNQNNINAFNREKLIVKCQDVISKCLTILFSKPNSEQLIAKLRSMRM
- the LOC124424202 gene encoding nuclear pore complex protein Nup155 isoform X2; its protein translation is MSLTEMEPLKIHLDALEMAGKMVDKHITADSNFPSLINLMRYNIQGGPTVSGLDDHDYPSLHGSSISLTNINQMKIHSKIPLPSEVMEHFGHMQCHCMMGLFTDISKAWLTIDSDIYVWSYENEADVAYFDGLNETIISVGLTKPKPGIFQSYVRYLLILTTTVEITILAVILNEGKSIEMQLVPEPIFTVTTDGIGITTIANTSNGRIFLGGRDGSLFEICYQAESSWFGKRCKKVNHSEGPLSFVIPSFVTMALSEDEAIIQISIDDSRNILYTLGDKGTITVWDIDNGGASKITSLSQSSLVQNTVHVVKTLDSNNFRPLVSISAITEYESIHLNLVVVAATGTRFYFCCTSPSNPSSRPQGLQLIHVRLPPGYAANAPVTRPKKVQMAHYRKGSLILVCGGDTESAWCLSNDAYPFTNYLAETQSILPLDSPVWAMAEIIGESAMHIERQSSTQGEPPLLVRQHMEPPRKFIFLTTQGAITLIQVRPVDILRQLLLEQRGPDTESVRAYFQSQSPEQACATCLILATLETSQNTQLCEWATRAFFLYGGQKVSGIVPAIDRHSNFPNIHTGDIRTSTPRVQIFDNRPQVFRQHPQMGLNSDATLQQFSAKHGGLYLYVGRILRPIWNMRCIKQENINNKTQISSTIPPNQIRWILNHLQALRCFLNKNTNITKQHNNVRSITDEFETLPNLYQEPIVEERNSLDALKVFITHACEVLGLWEILCENQLNNIVNCLSKDQISQFSTATFRDLILIGHEISSLLIIHLIDSYLGDNASVDAVSSRLREVCPNLYRSEDAVCSKANEIILKAKNCTNSEEKQVYLQSALKLCKEVAPRLNLSAVCQQFVACQFYTGVLELCLCCAERIDPHNAALHFYKNNEPVEDQEGNIAYIKRLEIYKEFTSMLDHIFNQNMSNPLTPTIPSKPGPALHNTSAVSITPPKDMLHEIINDALHSSCEILHTAVYIWMIERGFHGELVALAAPSLETYLSRVNAPELLWQFYERNKNHAAAAKILDSLATKPSPETSLSERVEYLARAVVCMRSDQAGYAPYLGIFLRELEDKLEVARIQQQILDTICSQQHIFDPMIVRDAKLKLNSSLLDITQLYEEYAEPLQLLECKLAIIHCSGHQDAMLIQGIWTNIINNELKNAAASSPDDKMAILMTKIKLLGQEYSGSPHCFPIEFLIEQLETRACRLKTSNNCIITVFLKLGVSMEDLLDYYDKMIGKNTRTWLNKGNEFHLIDSTANLINYFIKNQNNINAFNREKLIVKCQDVISKCLTILFSKPNSEQLIAKLRSMRM